The Euryarchaeota archaeon DNA segment CAATCGTCGCGGTCATGATGACACTCGTAACCAACATTTGTTGTGCCTTCAAGTTTTTCCTTGCCCCTGCGACCACAGATGGCCCGAAAGGCCACCAGGGGTTCGCGGACCTTCATACCCCCCCCCCCAGTGCTTAAACGTTATCGTTGAAAACCGACGATTCGCAGACTTTGGCGCCGTGGTCCCGCGTTAATGGCGGCAGGTCACGGGCCCCGACCAGGTCTGCTCTCGGGCACGCGCGCCGCCTTCACACCATATTCCCTCGCGAACGTTTCGCGACTTGCGCCGGGTTCCTGCGGGCGACGCGAGAAAAAGCCTATTTACGTCTCGGGCCTCTTCTCTACCAGCGGTCCGTGGTCAGGGACGCTTGCGGAGGCGAAGTAGTCTTGAGGAGAGGGGCAGGAGGCAGTGTATGGGCCGTCGCTCTTACGACGCTGCTCGTTTTTGGACCCGGCGGCCTCGCGTTCGCGCAGCCCTTTCTTCCCACGATGACAGGTCCCTCCGGTACCGAGGATCCGGTGACGGTGCCCGCCGCCTCGTCGCCGAGCGATCTTCTCCCGGTCGATCTTCCCGGCGCGTGGGTGAACCTCCGGATCCCGCCGAGTCAGAACTACTCGGGCGTCTTCTGGCCGGACGTCGCGGTCGTTTCCGGGACGGCGGTCGAGGCGGATACGAAGGTAGAGCCACACGTGGTCGCCGATCCGGGCCTCACTTTGGATCCCGGAATCACGACGACGCCCACGGTTGGCATCGATCCCGAGGTGGCGGTCGACCCCGAAGTGGCTGTAGATCCGGGCGTCACGGCGGAGCCAGAATTCAGCATCAATCAGGAAAATCCCGCATCCTCCGCGCAGGTCGTGCACGTGATCTTCACCGGATTTCTCCCCGGGGCCGGCGGGGGCCACGTCGAGCATGCGACGTATGCGGGCGGAGCGTGGGATTCGGCGGTCGTCGCGGATTGTGCACGCACGTTCACGAAAGGGAGGACGCTCGCCGTCGACGCCGACGGGGACCCGCACTTCATCTACCACGGCTCGGGCGCCTACCCGTGCGTTGCGACCGTGATGGATTGGCACCACGCGTTCCTTGAAGATGGCGTGTGGCAGGACGAGCTCATCGTCTCCTGCAGCGCCTCCACGCACGCGGACCTCATGCTCGCTCCCGACGGCGCCCTCACAGTATATGGCCGCTGCGGCTCCTCGATGGTGATGGCGTGGCGGACGCCCGCTGGTTGGGTGGACCAGAGCGCGCCGCTCAAGGCCGAGACATCGGCGGTCGTTGACGGGACCGGGCGGATCCACACCGTGGGATCGCTAAGCTCTACCCGGTTCGTGTACGGCACTTGGCTCGATGGTTCTTGGGCCCGGGACAACGTGAGTGTCAGCGGGTGCTATTTCGACTTGAGCCTCGCCCTCGACATGAAGGGCTTCCCCCATGTGGCTTGCAACAATCGGGTGAACGGCCTTCGGCACGTGTACCGGAGCGCGACGGGCTGGTTGGCGGAGACGGCCGACCCCGAGGCGCAGGTGACTTACAACCGGTTGACGCTCGACCCCGGGATCGGTATCGACCGTCGAGGCGACGTCCACATCGTCCACGAGTACAACCGGGCGTTGGAGGTCCAGGGCATCCAGCCGCCCCAGGACATACGATTCACCGACCGGTTCGCCGACGGCAGGTGGGTCGAACAATTCGCCTCGAACGGCCTCTGCCCTCAATGCCGCGACCCCCGCATGTCCCTGGACGCGCTCGGGGTGCCGCATATCGTCTACGAGAATGCCAGCGAGGGGCTGCTGTTCTATGCCAAGCGCCTCGCCGCGACGGGCGGTGAAGCGGCCTCGTCGGCCAACCAAGGTTGACGGGCCGGGGTGTAGCAATATATAAATAAACCGGCCCGCTCTCTTCGCCGCAGACGGTGTGATTCTTGGAAAGTGACGCCCCCCGAAGCTATGGAATCCTCTCGACCGGCGGCCTCCTCGTCGGAAGCGTCTTTGGAACGGTCGTCTCCATCGTGATCACGATGGTGCTGACGCGAGACGTTGAACGCCTTCTTGGCCTCACCGAGCTCCTCACCATCGTGCTTCCGGGCGCGTTGGTGGCCCTGGTGGTCGCGGCCTACTTGACCGCGCAAGCCAAGAAACAGGCGTGAGGCCGTCTCATGAAGGCCGTCATCCCCGCGGCGGGCCACGGCACCCGGTTCCTTCCAGCGACGAAGAACTCCCCGAAGGAGATGCTTCCTCTTCTTGACAAACCCGCGATCCAGTACGTCGTCGAGGAGGCCGTCCAATCGGGGATCGACGACATCCTCATCATCACGGGCCGCGGCAAACGGGCGATCGAAGACCACTTCGACCGCGCCCTCGAACTCGAACTTCTCCTCAAGGAAAAAGGCGACCACGCGAACCTGAAGATGGTGCAGGACATCGCCGACATGGCGCAGATCCACTACATACGCCAGAAGGAGCAGAAAGGCCTCGGCCACGCGATCCTCCAGGCGAAAAAGCACATCGGGAACGAGCCGTTCGCGGTGCTTCTCGGCGACGACATCGTCTTCTCGAAGAAACCCTGCACGTTGCAACTCATCGACCAGTACATGGCGAAACGATCGCCGATAATCGCCGTCGAACGGATCCCGCGCGAGCGCTCCGTGGCCTACGGCGTCGTCAAACCGGCGAAGGCCGTGTCGGACCACCTCTACCCGATAGAGGACCTCGTTGAGAAACCTAGACCCGAGGAGGCCCCGTCGGATCTTGGAATACTCGGGCGCTACGTGCTCACACCCGAGATATTCGCAGCGATCGAGGAGACGAAGCCTGGGAAGAACGGAGAGATCCAATTGACGGACGCCTTGCGGCTCCTTCGGGCCAAGCAGCCGCTCTACGCCTACGAGTTCTACGGGAAGCGTTACGATCTTGGCAACAAGATGGATTGGCTGAAGACGAACGTCGAGGTGGCCCTTATGCAGGACGAGTACAGGGAAGAGTTGAGACGGTTCCTCGGGGAGATGGTGCGTAACGAAAAGTGAAACACGGGCTTCGCACACGACGGGGAATGCCGCGGCACCGGCCGTTGGCGACGGCAAGACCGCGCTCGTCACGGGCGGGGCCGGTTTCCTAGGCTCGCACCTCGTCGATCTACTCGTGGCGAAAGGTTATCGCGTCATGGTGCTCGACAACCTCATCACTGGGGACACGTCGAACCTGGACGCGGCCCGCAATACCGGGCGCGTCGAATACGTGCGCCACGACGTCTCGCAACCGTTCTTCACCGAGAGACCCATCGACTTCGTCTACCACATGGCAAGCCCCGCAAGCCCCAAGGATTACCTCGACTGGCCGATCCCCACTTTGAAAGTCGGTGCCCTCGGGACGCACAACATGCTGGGCTTGGCTTTGAAGCATAGGGCGCGCTTTCTCATCGCGTCGACGTCCGAGGTCTACGGCGACCCGAAAGTGCACCCACAGACGGAGGACTACTGGGGGAACGTGAACCCCATCGGACCGCGTGGCGTCTACGACGAGGCGAAGCGGTTCGCGGAAGCGATGACCATGGCCTACCACACGGCCCACGGCCTTGACACGCGGATCGTCCGCATCTTCAACACGTACGGGCCGAGGATGCGCCTCGACGACGGTCGCGTGGTCCCGAACTTCATGGGGCAGGCCCTGCGCGGTGAACCGCTCACAGTCTACGGCGACGGGTCGCAGACGCGCAGTTTCTGTTACGTGTCTGACCTCGTCGACGGGCTCCACCGGCTCATGACGAGCGACCACGTGCTCCCGGTCAATATCGGTAACCCCGAGGAGATGAGGATAATCGACTTCGCCGACCTGATCATCAAAGCGACGGGCTCGAAGTCGAAGATCGTCTTCAAGGACCTCCCTGTGGACGATCCAAAGGAAAGGCGGCCTGACATCACGAAGGCAAGGACGATCCTTGGCTGGGAGCCCCGCGTCCCACTTTCGGAAGGAATCAAGGTCACGATGGAATATTTCCGAGGGAGGATTGCGAAGAAATGAAGGTCATCGTGACAGGGGGGGCCGGTTTCGTGGGGTCGCACGCAAGCGAGTGGTTCGCAAGGGCCGGCCATCACGTCGTGGCACTCGACAACCTGAGCCGCGGCCAACTTCTTCACCAGAAGGGCGACTTCAGCCACAACTGGAACCACCTGAAGAACGTGCAAGGGGTTGAACTACGCTCTTGCGACATCACCGATTGGAAATCTCTCTCCGAGGCGACGCGCGACGCCGACGTGATCATCCACACGGCGGCACAGACGGCCGTGACGGCGTCGCTTACCGACCCGCGCCGCGACTTCGAAGTGAATGCCTTCGGGTCGTTCAACGTCATGGAAGCGGCGCGCGAGAACGACGCGGGTGTAGTCTACTGTTCGACCAACAAGGTCTACGGCGACAATGTGAACAAGGTGGGTGTCGTCGATCAGGGCAAGCGTTACGCTTTCGAGCCCGCGTTCAAGCACGGGATCCCCGAGACTTTCAACACCGACCATTGCGAACACACCCCCTACGGCACCTCGAAACTCACGGGCGACCTCTACGCCCAGGACTACGCCCACACGTACGGCCTCAAGACCGGGGTCTTCAGGATGTCCTGCATCTACGGCACGCGCCAACTCGGCGTGGAAGACCAAGGATGGGTCGCGTGGTTCACGATCGCGACGCTTTCGGGAAGGCCCATCACGATCTTCGGGGACGGCAAGCAGGTGCGAGACACCCTCTTCGTCGAGGACCTTGTAGCCGCCTGGGACGCGTTTCTCAAGAGCAACAAGCGGCACGGCGTGTACAACACCGGTGGCGGCGCCGCGCACACCACGTCGCTTCTCGAGCTTCTGGACGTTCTTGAGGAGAAGACCGGGAAACGCAGCAAGCTCTCCTACGCCGATTGGCGCCCGAGCGACCAGAAAGTCTACGTCTCCGACACTAGGAAGTTGAAGGACGAACTCGGCTGGAGCCCTAAGGTGGCGCTCCCGCAGGGCCTCGACCGTATGCTCGCTTGGTTCGAAACGAACAAGAAACTGATTGGTGCGGTGTGAAGAAGAAGACCAGACCGGTGAGACGCCCGCTCAAGACGCACGCCGAGGCGACGGCTTCTCCCAGCGCTTCGTCGATGGGCAAGAACGTTAGGATCGGGAAGGGCACCGTCATCGAGGCCATGGCCGAGGTCGGCGTCCACCCGACAGGTGGGACGACTCGCACCACCATCGGCAAGGACGGCCTCATCCGGTCCCAGACGATAATCTACAAGGGGACCCGCATCGGCGACGGGTTCAAGACCGGTCACGGGGCCGTCATCCGCGAAGACAACCGCATCGGCGACGACGTCTCGATCGGCACCCACTCCATCATCGAGCGCGACACGGTCATAGAGGACGGCGCGCGCGTCCACTCCAACTGCTTCGTCCCCGAGTACGTTCTCATCAGGAGAAGAGCGTGGATCGGCCCATGCGTCGTCATGACGAACCACCTGCACCCTGGTTGTCCGCAGTTCAAACTACAAGGGAAGAAGGACCGCGACTACTGCCTGCGGGGCCCGGAGATCGGCGAGGACGCCTACGTCGGGGCGGCCGCCGTGCTCATGCCGGGGATAAAGGTCGGGAAAAGGGCGCTCATAGGTGCCGGCGCGGTCGTCACCAAGGACGTGCCCGACGATTCCGTGGTCGCAGGTAACCCCGCCAAAGTCGTCCGCCGCGTCGACGAACTCGTCTGTCCGCCCGGGCACTATGAGAGGTTGTACCAGTGGAAAAGCTGAAGATCAAACTGGCCGAGATGTTCGTCGACGACGAGACGCGCCAAGCGGCGCTTCGCGTAATCGAGAGCGGCCGCTACATCAAGGGCCCCGAGGGCGAGGCGTTCGAGAAGGAGTTCGCGGCAAAGATCGGCACGAAGCACGGGATCGCGGTCTCGTCCGGAACGGCGGCGCTCCACATCGCATACCTTGCCGCGGGGATAGGCCCCGGCGATGAGGTGATAGTCCCATCCCACTCCTTCATCGCGACCGCAGCACCCCTCATCCACATCGGGGCGGTCCCCGTGTTCGCGGACATCGATCCGGTGACTTTCACGATTCTCCCGCGGGAGTTCTCCCGCCTGAAGTCGCCTAGGACGAAGGCCGTCGTCCCTGTGCACATCTACGGGCAAAGCGCCGACATGTCGCCGATAGTCGAGGCCGCGCGGGGCCATGGGATCAGGGTCATAGAAGACGCGGCCCAGGCGCACCTTGCCGAATACGGGGGAAAACGGATCGGCACACTTGGAGACGTCGCGATCTTCAGTTTCTTCCCATCGAAGAACATGACGGTGGCCGGCGACGGCGGGATGTTGACGACGGACGACGACAGGATCGCCGCCACGTTGCGCATGCTCCGAGACGCGGGCCGTGCTCCAGGGCAGAAGTACGAGCACGAGATCCCCGGGTTCAATTACCGGTTGTCGGAGATCCAGAGTGCAATCGGCCGCGTTCAGCTCAAGCACCTCGAAGCGTGGACCGCGAAGCGCCGCGAGAACGCCGCATACCTTCAAGACGCCCTTGCCGGGACGAAGGGCGTCACCTTGCCCACGGAGCGCACCGGCTCGAAGCACGTGTGGCACCAGTTCGTTATCCGCTACCACGAGCGCGACCGCTTGTGGAAGCACCTCGAAGCGAGCGGCATCGAGGCCGGCGTCCATTACCCGATCCCCATCCACTTGCAACCCGCCTTCAAGACCCTGCCGCGGGCGAAACTTGCCGAGACGGAGAGGGCCGCCGCAGAGATACTATCCATTCCCGTCCATCAGAAACTCACGCGCGCCGATCTTGACTACATCGCGGGGGCCGTGCGCGACTTTGCCGGGGGAGCGAAGTGAGACTAGGGCTACTTGGCACCGGATACTGGGGAAAGAACCACGCCCGCGTGCTGAAGCAGCTACGTGAAGCTGGTCGGGTGTCGCAGCTCACCATCTGCGACGTCGACGAATCACGGGCCCGCCAGTACGCCAAGGAATCCGGCGCCGACTTCGTGACCGACCCGAAGCGACTCATCGGAAAAGTGGACGCCGTCGACATCTGTACGCCCACCCCCAGCCATTACCCGCTCGCCGCGGAATTCCTCGCCAACGGGACAGACGTCTTCGTGGAGAAACCCCTGACGCTCACGAGCGACGAGGGACAGCGACTGATCGCCCTCGCCAAGGAGAAAACGCGCATACTCCAGGTCGGCCACATCTTCCGCTACCACGCCGGAGTCCAAGCCATAAGGCGTCTCATCGAGACTCGCGAGCTCGGCGACGTCCGGTACATGGTGAGTAACCGTTTGAGTTTCCGGGCTCCGCGACCGGACATGGGGGTCCTACACGCGCTTGGAGTGCACGAGGTGGACTTGTTCCCATTCCTACTCGGCGTCGATTATCCGGAGACCATCTACGCTTCGCTGGGATCGTACCATTCGAAGGGGATCGAGGAGGTCGCACAACTCATCCTCGAATTCCCCGACGACGTGCGCGGTTTCAGCCTGGAAAGCTGGCTCTCACCGCTTGCCGGAAAGGACCGGAAACTCGTGGTCGTCGGAAGTCGAATGAGCGCGGAGGTCGACTATCTCAAACCGCAGGAGATGGTCATCAGCGAGTCGCACATCGAAGTCCACGGCGACGGGCCGGAGGCCCGGTTCGAGGTCGTGAACGAAGGAGGACACACGGTGCCGATACAGTACCGCGAACCGTTGGAAGTGGAACTCGAAGCGTTCCTGGACTCGGTGAAGACGAGAAAGAGGCCACTGGCGGATGGCGAATGTGGGTTACGCGCCGTCAGGATGATAGAAGCGGCGTTCGAGGCGGCGAGGGAGAAGAGGGCCGTGAACGTGAGGCCGTGATCTCCGTAACCAACCGCCTCAGAGCAGGCCGCGTTCACGCAGCTCCGCGTTCGCCTCGTCGAATTTGTCCTTAGCCTCCGCCGCTTCACCCCAGGCCACCAGTTCCCGCATGCCGTCGTCAAACGGCGTCTGCGCTTCGAAACCGAGGAGGCTTTTTGCGAGGGCTACGTCCGCAACGCAATGCCTCACATCGCCCGCGCGGTAATTGTTCTCGAAGTGCGGGGTCACCTTTGACCCATAAAGTTTGATGAGAGTCTCCGAAACACCCCTGATGGTCTGCGGGTTTCCCGTCCCGACGTTTATCGCATGATAGTCAGCGCCGCCCTTCGTGCCGGCCAAGATGTTGGCCCGCACGATGTCGCTTACATGGATGAAATCCCGCGTCTGCAAGCCGTCCTCGTAGACCACGGGCCGGTGGTTGTTCTTGATTCGTGACGAAAATATGGCGCACACGCCGGTGTACGGATTGCCCAGGCTCTGGCGTGAGCCATAGACGTTGAAATAGCGCAACGCCACTGTGGGGATCCCGTACGTCCGGCCCGCGATTAGGCAATACTCTTCCTGATCTTTCTTGGATTGCGCGTAGATCGACGTGCAGTCGAGGCGCTTGGTCTCAGGCGTGCCAATTGGGCTCAGTCGGTTTCCGCACGAAGGGCAGGGATGTTCCCATTCATGCCCCCTCATCGCGGATTCTGCCCGCAGGAGCGGCTGGGCTTTCGCGCCGCAGCCTGGGCACCGGTAAAGGCCCTCCCCGTAAATGCTCATCGAACTTGCCACGACCAGCTTCTTCAACCCGTGGTTCTTGTTCACGAGAACGTCCAGGAGGCGAGCCGTCGCCATCGTGTTGACGTCCACGTACCTCTCGATTTGGTACATTGACTGGCCAACACCCACCATCGAAGCCTGATGATACAGAACTTCGATATCCTCTAGCGCTTGCTCAATGGTCTTCCGGTCACGGACATCGCCCCAGACATATTGGGCCCGGGCGTTGAGATAATCCGGTTTCTTGGAATGGACTTGGGGCTCGAGGTTATCGAGGACTCGGACTTGGTTGCCCGCCGAGACGAGAGAGTCCACCAAGTGGCTGCCGATGAAACCGGCGCCGCCGGTGACGAGGATCTTCTTCATTTGGACCGCGCAACAATCAGCGTCTGGTAAATAAAGGGAATGCCAAATAATCCCGGCCCGCTCAATAGGAATCGATCGGCGACGTGACCATTGTGAGCTCGATGGCGTTGGTGCCGTACATACTTCGCTGGCGACGGCGGTGGCCCCGCACTTGTTGGTCGCCTCCACGGCTTTCGGCGGACACGCCACGCGATGCGCGCCCCGTCCAAGTAATGGGAGGTCGGAGTAGTAGAGGGTATTCGCCATCGGGGCCCACCGTCGTACTGGGAAAACCGGTGTTGGGAATAGACTCTCACGAAAACGCGGTGGCCTGACGCCAGGGAACCCCGGCCAATACAAGGAAGGGTTTATCCCCATGTAGATTGTCGATGAGTCGAGGGAGTGAAAGATGAGGTCCGTCACGTTTGCCGTCATGATTGCCGCGTTAATGCTAGTTCCAATAGCGCCTGCCGCGCCCACGACTGATTCCACATACTTCGCCCGCTTCACCGGCGGCGAGGTAGCCGTCTGGCAGTTCGACGTCGATGATTGGCACCCCGAATTCGGTCAGACCTGGGATTCGACCAGCAACATCAACGATCTCACCATTAGCAATGCGCCCTACGCGCCGTTCGGAGGTCGTTTCGGTGGCGCCTTCAATTTCAACGGCGTGAATTCATTCCTTTCGCGGCCGAATCCACCGTCACTAAACGGCCTGAACCAGGTGACAGTAATGGCTTGGGTGGAGCCGACCTTCACCAAGACAGCCGGCGGAGCCGGGTCTGGCATCGGAATCAGCGGTATCGTGAACAACGTCGCTGCCATTGGGACAACCGGCGGCTACGCATTGAGGATCGGTGACAACACCAGCGGCGTTCCCGAGTTCCTCGTCTACAGCAGCGCCCCCCTTGAGTACCGGCTTGTTGGCAAGACGCCTCTATCGGCCGGCGTCGCTTATCACATCGCAGGGACCTTCGACGGCAGCACAATGAGGCTCTACGTCAATGGTATGCTCGACGGGAGCCGATCAGGCACCCTGTCTTCGACGTCCGCTTCGTTCGAAATCGGCCGGGACCTCTATAGTAACAATAGGGTATTCCCCGGCGTCATCGACGAGGTTCGCGTCTACAACCGGGCGCTTTTGGCGGGCGAAATCGTGAGCCTGATGAACTGCCCATACGACAACAGCGTGGTCAGCGTCATTTCGACGCCGTCGTGTTGACGGCTGGACCAATACATAAGGCTCATGCAATGGCGGATTGAATCCCCACCATGGGAAAGTTTCACCCGTGGTTCGCGTTGCTGGCCGTCTCCGTGTTGCTGGCCGGCTGCCTCGAAGGACGAAACCAAGAGACATCACCTCAAGTCCGGTTGATCGGTTCAGAAGTCGTAATTTGGAGTTTTGACCGCACGTCGACGGACGCAACCGGCCTTGGCGATGCCTCGGGAAAGGGCATCAATCTGACGAACCACGGCGCCAACATGCTGCCCGACGGAGGCAGGTTCCGAGGCGGGGCCTCGCTTTCTGGCAAAGAGACGTGGCTCGAGGCCGAATCACACGATTTCCAGACCCTGTCGACCATCACCGCAATGGCGTGGATACTGCCCCGCACGATCAAACCGGTCGGCGGCGAACAAAGCGGCGTCGGAATCAGCGGAATCATCAATAACGTGGCGGCCAAGGATACGAAGGGCGGTTTCGCCCTTCGCATAGGGGACGCGAACCAAGGCGCCATCGAATGGCTAATATACGACGACGCGCCCCGCGAATACCGCCTCGTCGCCAATCTCACGATTACCGGTGGAGCCATGTCGCATGTTGCCGGAACGTTCGATGGGACGACCTCAAGCCTCTACGTGAATGGTCTACTCGTGGGGGCGCGCCAGGCCGCTTTGACGCCGTCCACATCGCGCTTAGAGCTTGGTCGCGACAATTACAATCCGTCACGTAACCTCGACGGGATTCTGGACGAAGTCCGAATCTTCGATCGCGCTTTAGGGCAACGGGACATCATTACGCTCATGAACTGCCCCTACGAACGCGGAATCGCAGACCCAAACACGGGATTAGCGGCCTGCTGACGTCCTGCCGCCGGACGGCCTTCCTAGGCCCACGCGCCGGGGCACAAGGCGACTTGTGACACCCGCCGGTGACAAGCATCGGCGTGGCATATGATGGTAGGCGTGGACGTTACGTCGATTCCTGATCCACCTAGAAGTCCATGAAAAGTCTTATCTTGTCATAGGCAGTGGTGTCAAGAGTCGGGTACCCAAGGGATAGGAGGCGACGTGACGCGACAGGGCCACAGGAGGAATTCGAGATCAGGCAGGGCCCTGTATTCCGTCGCGCTGGCAATCCTCTTGCTGACGCCCGTCGGCTTCTTCCCTTCGGGTGTTGCAGACGCTTCAACCGAGCCAGCTCCGGGAAGCGACAATTCTCACAATACTTCGGAGGAGAACGGCGCCGGAACG contains these protein-coding regions:
- the galU gene encoding UTP--glucose-1-phosphate uridylyltransferase GalU yields the protein MKAVIPAAGHGTRFLPATKNSPKEMLPLLDKPAIQYVVEEAVQSGIDDILIITGRGKRAIEDHFDRALELELLLKEKGDHANLKMVQDIADMAQIHYIRQKEQKGLGHAILQAKKHIGNEPFAVLLGDDIVFSKKPCTLQLIDQYMAKRSPIIAVERIPRERSVAYGVVKPAKAVSDHLYPIEDLVEKPRPEEAPSDLGILGRYVLTPEIFAAIEETKPGKNGEIQLTDALRLLRAKQPLYAYEFYGKRYDLGNKMDWLKTNVEVALMQDEYREELRRFLGEMVRNEK
- a CDS encoding GDP-mannose 4,6-dehydratase — protein: MKVIVTGGAGFVGSHASEWFARAGHHVVALDNLSRGQLLHQKGDFSHNWNHLKNVQGVELRSCDITDWKSLSEATRDADVIIHTAAQTAVTASLTDPRRDFEVNAFGSFNVMEAARENDAGVVYCSTNKVYGDNVNKVGVVDQGKRYAFEPAFKHGIPETFNTDHCEHTPYGTSKLTGDLYAQDYAHTYGLKTGVFRMSCIYGTRQLGVEDQGWVAWFTIATLSGRPITIFGDGKQVRDTLFVEDLVAAWDAFLKSNKRHGVYNTGGGAAHTTSLLELLDVLEEKTGKRSKLSYADWRPSDQKVYVSDTRKLKDELGWSPKVALPQGLDRMLAWFETNKKLIGAV
- a CDS encoding transferase; its protein translation is MGKNVRIGKGTVIEAMAEVGVHPTGGTTRTTIGKDGLIRSQTIIYKGTRIGDGFKTGHGAVIREDNRIGDDVSIGTHSIIERDTVIEDGARVHSNCFVPEYVLIRRRAWIGPCVVMTNHLHPGCPQFKLQGKKDRDYCLRGPEIGEDAYVGAAAVLMPGIKVGKRALIGAGAVVTKDVPDDSVVAGNPAKVVRRVDELVCPPGHYERLYQWKS
- a CDS encoding DegT/DnrJ/EryC1/StrS family aminotransferase, encoding MFVDDETRQAALRVIESGRYIKGPEGEAFEKEFAAKIGTKHGIAVSSGTAALHIAYLAAGIGPGDEVIVPSHSFIATAAPLIHIGAVPVFADIDPVTFTILPREFSRLKSPRTKAVVPVHIYGQSADMSPIVEAARGHGIRVIEDAAQAHLAEYGGKRIGTLGDVAIFSFFPSKNMTVAGDGGMLTTDDDRIAATLRMLRDAGRAPGQKYEHEIPGFNYRLSEIQSAIGRVQLKHLEAWTAKRRENAAYLQDALAGTKGVTLPTERTGSKHVWHQFVIRYHERDRLWKHLEASGIEAGVHYPIPIHLQPAFKTLPRAKLAETERAAAEILSIPVHQKLTRADLDYIAGAVRDFAGGAK
- a CDS encoding Gfo/Idh/MocA family oxidoreductase translates to MRLGLLGTGYWGKNHARVLKQLREAGRVSQLTICDVDESRARQYAKESGADFVTDPKRLIGKVDAVDICTPTPSHYPLAAEFLANGTDVFVEKPLTLTSDEGQRLIALAKEKTRILQVGHIFRYHAGVQAIRRLIETRELGDVRYMVSNRLSFRAPRPDMGVLHALGVHEVDLFPFLLGVDYPETIYASLGSYHSKGIEEVAQLILEFPDDVRGFSLESWLSPLAGKDRKLVVVGSRMSAEVDYLKPQEMVISESHIEVHGDGPEARFEVVNEGGHTVPIQYREPLEVELEAFLDSVKTRKRPLADGECGLRAVRMIEAAFEAAREKRAVNVRP
- a CDS encoding SDR family NAD(P)-dependent oxidoreductase yields the protein MKKILVTGGAGFIGSHLVDSLVSAGNQVRVLDNLEPQVHSKKPDYLNARAQYVWGDVRDRKTIEQALEDIEVLYHQASMVGVGQSMYQIERYVDVNTMATARLLDVLVNKNHGLKKLVVASSMSIYGEGLYRCPGCGAKAQPLLRAESAMRGHEWEHPCPSCGNRLSPIGTPETKRLDCTSIYAQSKKDQEEYCLIAGRTYGIPTVALRYFNVYGSRQSLGNPYTGVCAIFSSRIKNNHRPVVYEDGLQTRDFIHVSDIVRANILAGTKGGADYHAINVGTGNPQTIRGVSETLIKLYGSKVTPHFENNYRAGDVRHCVADVALAKSLLGFEAQTPFDDGMRELVAWGEAAEAKDKFDEANAELRERGLL
- a CDS encoding LamG domain-containing protein produces the protein MRSVTFAVMIAALMLVPIAPAAPTTDSTYFARFTGGEVAVWQFDVDDWHPEFGQTWDSTSNINDLTISNAPYAPFGGRFGGAFNFNGVNSFLSRPNPPSLNGLNQVTVMAWVEPTFTKTAGGAGSGIGISGIVNNVAAIGTTGGYALRIGDNTSGVPEFLVYSSAPLEYRLVGKTPLSAGVAYHIAGTFDGSTMRLYVNGMLDGSRSGTLSSTSASFEIGRDLYSNNRVFPGVIDEVRVYNRALLAGEIVSLMNCPYDNSVVSVISTPSC
- a CDS encoding LamG domain-containing protein; protein product: MGKFHPWFALLAVSVLLAGCLEGRNQETSPQVRLIGSEVVIWSFDRTSTDATGLGDASGKGINLTNHGANMLPDGGRFRGGASLSGKETWLEAESHDFQTLSTITAMAWILPRTIKPVGGEQSGVGISGIINNVAAKDTKGGFALRIGDANQGAIEWLIYDDAPREYRLVANLTITGGAMSHVAGTFDGTTSSLYVNGLLVGARQAALTPSTSRLELGRDNYNPSRNLDGILDEVRIFDRALGQRDIITLMNCPYERGIADPNTGLAAC